The Pseudomonadota bacterium genome segment CGCGATAGGACTGGCCTTCAAGCGCCGCCCGCGTGGGCGGGGTGAATATGCTGCTCGCGCGCCCTCGGCCCAGCAAGGCACGCGCTGCGCGATCGCAAGAGCGTCCGCCCGGCTCGGCTTGCTCGAGCAAGCCGATGGGAATATCCACCGCGATCGGCGCGGGGTTTTCCGGTAGACTCATCACCTCCGAAAAGCCCCGGCACAGGGCGAAGCGCACCTCAACGACACGGGGCGAGGCTTGGCCCCTACCCTGCAGCACCGCAAACCAACCGGCGCGACAGCCGTCGACTCCGGCGAGCCACGCGATTTGAGAACCCCTACGGTGCTGTAGGGGCTGTGAGACGGTAGCTCTCATTCGCCCTTACAACACAGGTGTTCGATCTGCTTCCTGAAAATCCATCGCCATTCATTTTCCTTAGTATTTATAATGGGGCGTCTGCGGAGGCGATGTCCAGTGGGGCGATGGCAGAGCCAAGATGAGAACTGCACTTGTCATTTTAATCCTCGTGGCGGTCATAGGCGCTTACCTATTCTATGTCCGCGGCATGGGCGTGCAACCCGCGACCAGCGCGCCCCAGACGATCGAAAGGCATGGGGTCGCACGAACGTACGCGTGGACCCAAAAGGCGGAGATGCCCACGCCCCGCACCGAAGTCACCGCATCGGTGCTTCACGGCGAAGTGTATGTCATCGGAGGATTCGATGGCTCCGCAAGGACCCTCGCGACGGTGGAGATCTATGATCCGGCCGCGGACCGCTGGCACAGGGGCCCCGATCTGCCGGAGGCCCGTCATCACGCCGCGGCGGTCACGCTCGAGGATACGCTCTATGTCATCGGCGGTTTTGCGGGTCCAGGGTTCGAGCCCAAAGCCGATGTGTTCGCATTTAAAGCCCAGACGACATGGAAGCGGGTGGCTCCACTCCCGGACGCGCGCGGGGCGCTAGCGGCGGCTGTTCTCGGTCATCGGATCCTCGTGGTAGGCGGTATCGGCCCGCTGGGGCTTGCCAGCGATCTCTTTGCCTACGAGCCCGCCGCGGATAGCTGGATCAAGAAGACTCCGGCACCAACCAAGCGCGACCATCTGACCGCAGGGGCACTGCGACGTCTTTTTTATGTGGCCGGAGGTCGCGAAAAATCGCTCTCTAAAAACCTCGCCTTATTAGAGGCCTATGATCCGAACGCGGAAACCTGGCGTACAGAGCCTCGCCTACCGACCGCGCGCGGCGGTGTGGCGGGGGCGGTCTTCGATGATCTTTTTGTGGTCGTAGGGGGCGAGCAACCGGGTGGAACGTTCAGTGAGGTAGAGGCCTTCGATCCCGTTGCAAATCGCTGGCTTTCTCTCCCTCCTTTACCCACACCTCGCCATGGGCTTGCTGCCGCGGCGGTGGGGAACATGCTCTACATGATCGGCGGCGGCAAACGGCCCGGTCTCTCTGTCTCGGGCGCCAATGAGGCGCTGGAGGTCCGCTGAGTTTCTGTCAACAGGCGCATCGATCCACCGCGTCGTACCGCACGCCTGGGACGGCTATAATCGCGTGATGATTACGCTTGCCGACATCCAGCAGGCCCGCGAGCGGATCCACGCGGTGGCGATCCATACGCCACTCTTACCCGCGAAGTTCGGGCCGGCGAACGTCTATTTGAAGTGCGAAAACCTCCAGCGGGGTGGCGCGTTCAAAATCCGCGGCGCCTACAACAATTTAGCCCAACTTGCGCCGGAGGTTCGCGCGTGCGGTGTGACCGCATACTCGTCCGGGAACCACGCTCAGGCCGTCGCGCTGGCCGCGAAGCATTTCGGTGTGCCGGCCACCATCGTCATGCTGAATGAGTCGGTGGCAGAAAAGGTCGCCCAAACTATAGCGTATGGCGCGGAGGTCATCTTCGGCGGCGACTCCTCGGAGAAAATCAAGCTACGCGCGGAGCAAATTGCGGCGGAGCGCGGCATGACGGTGATTCCGCCATTTGATCATCACTGGACGATCGCGGGCCAAGGTACGGTGGGAGTAGAGATCTTGGAGGATCTGCCAGAGGTCGAAACGGTTATCGTACCGATTGGCGGTGGGGGACTCATCTCCGGGATAGCCACTGCGGTGAAGGCGATCCGTCCCTCGACCCGCGTGATCGGTGTGGAACCCGAGGGCGCACCCACGATGTACGAGTCGCTTAAAGCTGGAGAGCTGGTGACACTTCCTGATACGAACACGATCGCCGACGGGTTGAAGCCACTGCGCGCGGGCGATCTCACCTTCGCGGCCGTGCGGCGGTATGTCGATGAGACGGTACTGGTGCCAGACTCCGCGATCGTGGAGGCGATCGCCCAGCTCCTAAAGCAGGAGAAGCTGGTCGTGGAACCCTCGGGGGCGGCAAGCTTCGCGGCAGTGCGCTCAGGCAAGGTCGCTGTCTCAGGCCCCACCCCGTGTGCGTCCTTTCGGGCGGCAACATTACCAGTGACCTGCTGAGGTCGCTGTGACGCCCCGGGACAGGACGCCTGATCTCACCTTACGTGACTGACCTAAGGCATGGGGATACTGCTATGGATCCTGATGATTATTCGGCTCACGCACCCGATGAGGTATTCAATCAACCGCCAGCGCTTGCGAACTATAACCTCTTTGAACACGACCTACCGCTTCGCGAGGCGCTGCATCAGGAGGGCGGCGGATGGATAGAGGCGCAAGCGCATGAATACGGCGCACTCCTCGGTGCGGCCGAGACGATCCAGCTCGGTGAGCTTGTCAACCGCCATCCGCCGCTGCTTCGCACCCATGACCGATTCGGACATCGCATCGACGAAGTAGAGTTTCACCCCGCCTGGCACGAATTGCTGCGCATCGGCATCGCCCACGCCAACCATTCGCTCGCGTGGACCAGCGCCCGTCCCGGTGCGCACGTGGCCCGCAGCGTGCTCAACCTGCTTCGCCATCAAATCGACGAGGGTTCGAGCTGCCCGATCACGATGGCCTTTGCCGTGATTCCGACCCTACGCGCGCAGCCTGAGCTGGCGGCGGAGTGGGAGCCTCGGGTTTTATCGATCGACTATGACCCGCGCTGTATGCCGGCACCGCAGAAGCGCGGCGCCCTCTTTGGCATGGCGATGACCGAGCGCCAAGGCGGCAGCGATCTACGGGCCAACACCACCCGCGCACAGCCGCTTGGCGCTGCCGGCCCGGGCGGCGAGTACGCACTTATCGGGCACAAATGGTTTTGCTCCGCGCCCATGTCGGACGCGTTTCTGGTCTTAGCGCAGGCGAAAGGCGGTCTTTCCTGTTTTCTCCTTCCGCGCTGGAAGCCAGACGGTAGCCGGAATTCTTTCCATCTCATCCGGCTTAAGGATAAGCTCGGGAATCGTTCCAATGCCTCGGCGGAAGTCGAGCTCCGCCATGCCTGGGCACGCCTTCTTGGGGAGGAAGGCCGTGGAATTGCGACCATCATGGACATGGTTCGGCATACCCGTCTCGATTGTGCCTGCGGATCGGCGGCGACGATGCGGCGCGCCGTCGCCGAAGCCACCCATCACGCAGCGTACCGTCACGCTTTCGGGCGGCGCCTACTCGATCAACCGTTGATGCGGAACGTGCTTGCCGATCTTTGCTTAGAGTCCGAAGCGTCGACCGCGCTCGTATTGCGTCTGGCGCGCGGTTTTGATGGATCCGCGAACAATGTAGCGGAGGCGAGGTTTACGCGGATCGCCACGGCGGTGGCCAAATACTGGATCACAAAACGCGCGGTCGCCGTGGTCGCCGAGTCGCTCGAATGTATCGGCGGCAACGGCTATGTAGAAGAGTCCCCGTTGTCGCGCCTCTATCGCGACGTGCCGCTGAATTCACTCTGGGAGGGTGCCGGTAATGTTCAGTGTCTCGATGTGCTGCGCGCGATGCACCAAGAACCGGATTCTATTTCGATATACTTCGCGGAAATTGGTACCGCGATGGGAGTCCATCATCGATTCGATCGATTTGTAACCCGGCTCGAAACCGAGCTCCGTGATACCAGTCGAGCGGAGACGCGCGCTCGGCGCCTGGTGGAGGGACTCGCACTCGCGCTACAAGGCGCGTTACTGCTGCAACATGCCCCGGCCGCGGTCGCAGAGGCTTTTTGCACCGTCCGCCTCGGTGACGATCATTGGCACTCCTTTGGAACTTTACCGGGAGGGACCGATTTCGAGGCGATCATCGAGCGCGCGCAACCCCAGGTAGGGCAGCGGTGAGCGCCAAGCTGGCTTTCCAGCGCGCGGAAGGCAGCCCAGCGAAAGTCCCGCAGCTTGGAACTGCTACCAATGCTTAAGGCAGAAGGACCTTGGTATGCGCTATGAGCTCTACTACTGGCCCGGCATACAAGGCCGTGGCGAATTCGTGCGGCTCGCGCTCGAGGAGGCGGGTGCCGATTACATGGATGTGACGCGTCTTTCGGGGCGCGGCAAGGGCCTCCCGGCGATGATGCGCTTTCTTGAGGGCACTGGGATCGGCCATCTGCCGTTCGCGCCGCCGTTTCTCAAGGCCGGCGATCGGGTGATTGCCCAGACCGCCAACATCCTGCTGTATCTGGGGCCGCGGCTTGGCCTGGTTCCGAAGGCCGAGGCCGGCCGGCTGTGGGCGCATCAACTGCAGCTGACGATCGCCGACTTTGTAGCGGAGATCCATGACGTGCATCATCCGATCGCAAGCAGCCTGTACTACCACCAGCAGAAGCGCGAGGCGCGGCGCCGCGCCGGGCATTTCACCGCGGAACGCGCGCCCAAGTTCCTTCATTATTTCGAGCAGGTGCTCGCCGGCAATCCGAAGGGCAGAGGGTATATGCTCGGTCGCAACTTGTCCTACGTAGATTTATCCATCTTCCAGCTCATCGCCGGCCTGCGTTACGCCTTCCCAAAGACAATGAAGAGATTGGAACCGAAACATCCCGGCTTGGTGGCGCTGCACGATAAGGTCGCGGCGCGCCCGAACATCACCGCCTATCTGGCGTCCGAGCGGCGTATCCCGTTCAACGAAGACGACATCTTTCGGCACTATCCGGAGCTAGATACGTAGGACGGACTAAAGGAGAAAGCCACAACGAACACGATCCTTCTATGCGGGGCGCTGTGCTCGA includes the following:
- a CDS encoding galactose oxidase, which codes for MRTALVILILVAVIGAYLFYVRGMGVQPATSAPQTIERHGVARTYAWTQKAEMPTPRTEVTASVLHGEVYVIGGFDGSARTLATVEIYDPAADRWHRGPDLPEARHHAAAVTLEDTLYVIGGFAGPGFEPKADVFAFKAQTTWKRVAPLPDARGALAAAVLGHRILVVGGIGPLGLASDLFAYEPAADSWIKKTPAPTKRDHLTAGALRRLFYVAGGREKSLSKNLALLEAYDPNAETWRTEPRLPTARGGVAGAVFDDLFVVVGGEQPGGTFSEVEAFDPVANRWLSLPPLPTPRHGLAAAAVGNMLYMIGGGKRPGLSVSGANEALEVR
- a CDS encoding pyridoxal-phosphate dependent enzyme codes for the protein MITLADIQQARERIHAVAIHTPLLPAKFGPANVYLKCENLQRGGAFKIRGAYNNLAQLAPEVRACGVTAYSSGNHAQAVALAAKHFGVPATIVMLNESVAEKVAQTIAYGAEVIFGGDSSEKIKLRAEQIAAERGMTVIPPFDHHWTIAGQGTVGVEILEDLPEVETVIVPIGGGGLISGIATAVKAIRPSTRVIGVEPEGAPTMYESLKAGELVTLPDTNTIADGLKPLRAGDLTFAAVRRYVDETVLVPDSAIVEAIAQLLKQEKLVVEPSGAASFAAVRSGKVAVSGPTPCASFRAATLPVTC
- a CDS encoding isovaleryl-CoA dehydrogenase; translation: MDPDDYSAHAPDEVFNQPPALANYNLFEHDLPLREALHQEGGGWIEAQAHEYGALLGAAETIQLGELVNRHPPLLRTHDRFGHRIDEVEFHPAWHELLRIGIAHANHSLAWTSARPGAHVARSVLNLLRHQIDEGSSCPITMAFAVIPTLRAQPELAAEWEPRVLSIDYDPRCMPAPQKRGALFGMAMTERQGGSDLRANTTRAQPLGAAGPGGEYALIGHKWFCSAPMSDAFLVLAQAKGGLSCFLLPRWKPDGSRNSFHLIRLKDKLGNRSNASAEVELRHAWARLLGEEGRGIATIMDMVRHTRLDCACGSAATMRRAVAEATHHAAYRHAFGRRLLDQPLMRNVLADLCLESEASTALVLRLARGFDGSANNVAEARFTRIATAVAKYWITKRAVAVVAESLECIGGNGYVEESPLSRLYRDVPLNSLWEGAGNVQCLDVLRAMHQEPDSISIYFAEIGTAMGVHHRFDRFVTRLETELRDTSRAETRARRLVEGLALALQGALLLQHAPAAVAEAFCTVRLGDDHWHSFGTLPGGTDFEAIIERAQPQVGQR
- a CDS encoding glutathione S-transferase; this translates as MRYELYYWPGIQGRGEFVRLALEEAGADYMDVTRLSGRGKGLPAMMRFLEGTGIGHLPFAPPFLKAGDRVIAQTANILLYLGPRLGLVPKAEAGRLWAHQLQLTIADFVAEIHDVHHPIASSLYYHQQKREARRRAGHFTAERAPKFLHYFEQVLAGNPKGRGYMLGRNLSYVDLSIFQLIAGLRYAFPKTMKRLEPKHPGLVALHDKVAARPNITAYLASERRIPFNEDDIFRHYPELDT